A single genomic interval of uncultured Desulfobulbus sp. harbors:
- a CDS encoding SLC13 family permease, whose translation MSAAIVKELPEAKAPFDWKRLGFILLGLSLFFVIYYCPAWPDAVDPKGEHFVLTTQAKGALAVFAVAATWWIFEVVPIGVTSLLIGALQALFLIRKPAVAFKDFMDPSVLFIFGSVVIGMVFTKTGLTRRIAYKMLSIIGEKTSMIMLGCFVMTALLTHVMAHTAVAATMFPLLMAIYAMYTTETKPTNFGKCLFIGMAYVAGAGSIITLLGAARGAVALAFYKDMMHVDISFGTLSYYMFPVGWLMVFLLWGFFMVFCKPEKDRIPGLKEKASRMYRELGGITRNEVLAATIILGAVTLIAMKSFVPALKGLDKTGILLCSTILFFVCNILTLEDLEDIPWNIILLFAGAMSIGFCLWETGAAKWLAVNWLVLFQKAPGVVFILGMSFFVLVMTNFIMNVAAIAISLPVALVIAPYLGVAGEVILFSALVTAGMPFLLLIGAAPNAIAYNSKQFTTGEFLKFGILASVMLIVVLWIFVAFIWPMMGMQVFLPAQ comes from the coding sequence ATGTCTGCCGCAATTGTCAAAGAACTTCCCGAGGCGAAAGCGCCTTTTGATTGGAAGAGGTTGGGTTTTATCCTCCTCGGTCTCTCGCTCTTTTTTGTCATTTACTACTGTCCGGCATGGCCGGATGCCGTCGATCCCAAAGGTGAACACTTTGTCCTCACCACGCAGGCCAAGGGCGCCCTGGCAGTCTTTGCCGTGGCCGCCACCTGGTGGATCTTCGAAGTCGTGCCGATCGGTGTCACCAGCCTCTTGATCGGCGCCCTGCAGGCCCTGTTTCTCATCCGCAAGCCGGCGGTGGCCTTCAAGGATTTCATGGATCCTTCGGTGCTGTTCATCTTCGGCTCGGTGGTCATTGGCATGGTCTTCACCAAGACCGGTCTGACCCGGCGCATCGCCTATAAGATGCTCTCGATTATCGGTGAAAAAACCTCGATGATCATGCTCGGATGTTTCGTCATGACCGCGCTCCTCACCCACGTGATGGCGCATACCGCGGTTGCAGCCACCATGTTTCCGCTGTTGATGGCCATCTATGCGATGTACACCACGGAAACCAAGCCGACAAATTTCGGTAAATGCCTCTTTATCGGTATGGCCTATGTGGCCGGTGCCGGATCGATCATCACCCTGCTCGGTGCCGCCCGCGGTGCCGTGGCCCTGGCCTTTTACAAGGACATGATGCATGTCGACATCAGTTTCGGTACCTTGAGTTATTACATGTTTCCCGTGGGCTGGTTGATGGTCTTTCTCCTCTGGGGATTTTTCATGGTCTTCTGCAAACCGGAAAAGGACCGCATTCCCGGCCTGAAAGAGAAAGCCTCCCGCATGTACCGCGAACTGGGCGGCATTACCCGCAACGAAGTCCTGGCCGCGACCATCATTCTCGGCGCGGTTACCCTGATCGCGATGAAAAGTTTCGTTCCGGCGCTCAAAGGGTTGGATAAAACCGGTATCCTGCTCTGCTCCACCATTCTCTTCTTTGTCTGCAACATTTTGACCCTGGAGGATCTGGAAGACATCCCCTGGAACATTATCCTCCTCTTTGCCGGTGCGATGTCGATCGGATTCTGCCTCTGGGAAACCGGTGCCGCCAAATGGCTCGCGGTCAACTGGCTGGTCCTGTTTCAGAAGGCACCGGGCGTGGTCTTTATTCTCGGTATGTCCTTCTTTGTCCTGGTTATGACCAACTTCATCATGAACGTGGCCGCGATCGCCATCTCCCTGCCGGTGGCCCTGGTTATCGCTCCCTACCTCGGCGTCGCCGGTGAGGTCATCCTTTTCTCGGCCCTGGTCACCGCCGGTATGCCCTTCTTGCTGTTGATCGGTGCCGCGCCCAATGCCATTGCCTACAACTCCAAACAGTTCACCACCGGCGAATTCCTCAAGTTCGGTATCCTCGCTAGCGTCATGCTGATTGTGGTCCTGTGGATCTTTGTCGCCTTCATCTGGCCGATGATGGGGATGCAGGTTTTCCTGCCGGCACAGTGA
- a CDS encoding sigma 54-interacting transcriptional regulator, whose product MSDEFFESFPEVALSSVLDAIPHAIAVVNRDLQVVAINEFLEALTGLSLSDVRGIYIDFVLRSNIAQRGRTFREVIDSGESQVIEGDIISRDRRKLPMQFTISPLRNHEEETVGLVIVLDDLSASVSVAGMGAEQDIGESIIGQSPKMREVFDLIPLMAHTEASVLITGETGTGKDKVAEAIHKRSSRASKPFIKINCGALPESLLESELFGYVKGAFTGAVKDKPGMFRLAQGGTLFLTEIGDMPLPLQVKLLSVLDDREFFPLGGEKKIRVDVRIIAATHRPLKEQVAAGAFREDLYYRLNVLHLHLPPLRERETDTRFLLNHFLRLFAERSGNPLKSLSEEALKLLMDYSYPGNIRELRNIVEYCVNICQNKRVEVEHLPKYLFARKPEPQAEPVVRTVPVVEPPVASSSSTGKDWLAIEKDLIIDALTQTRGNRSKAAEILGWGRTTLWRKLKIHGLVGSPEHSNSKDVS is encoded by the coding sequence ATGAGCGATGAATTTTTCGAAAGCTTTCCCGAGGTGGCGTTGAGCAGTGTGCTCGACGCCATCCCCCACGCGATCGCTGTGGTGAACAGGGATTTGCAAGTGGTGGCCATCAACGAGTTTCTCGAGGCACTCACCGGCTTGTCTCTTTCCGATGTGCGCGGCATCTATATAGATTTTGTGCTTCGTTCCAATATTGCCCAACGCGGGCGGACCTTCCGGGAGGTGATTGATTCCGGCGAGTCGCAGGTGATCGAGGGCGATATCATCAGCCGCGACCGGCGCAAGCTGCCCATGCAGTTCACCATCTCTCCCCTGCGCAACCATGAAGAGGAAACCGTGGGCCTGGTGATCGTGCTCGATGATCTCTCCGCCTCGGTCAGTGTTGCCGGCATGGGGGCCGAGCAGGATATTGGCGAGTCGATCATTGGCCAGAGTCCGAAAATGCGCGAGGTGTTCGACCTGATCCCGCTGATGGCCCATACCGAGGCGTCGGTATTGATCACCGGCGAAACCGGTACCGGTAAGGACAAGGTGGCCGAGGCGATTCACAAACGCTCCAGTCGTGCTTCCAAACCCTTCATCAAGATCAATTGCGGCGCCCTGCCTGAATCGCTGCTCGAGTCCGAACTGTTCGGTTACGTCAAAGGGGCCTTTACCGGGGCGGTCAAGGACAAACCCGGCATGTTCCGCCTGGCGCAGGGGGGGACCCTCTTTCTCACCGAAATCGGCGACATGCCGTTGCCGTTGCAGGTGAAACTGCTTTCGGTGCTCGATGATCGCGAATTTTTTCCCCTGGGCGGCGAAAAGAAAATCAGGGTGGATGTGCGTATCATCGCCGCCACCCACAGGCCGCTGAAAGAGCAGGTGGCGGCGGGCGCATTTCGCGAGGACCTCTATTATCGGCTCAACGTGCTGCACCTGCACCTGCCGCCGTTGAGGGAACGGGAGACCGATACCCGCTTTTTGCTCAACCACTTCCTCCGGCTTTTTGCCGAACGCAGCGGCAACCCGCTCAAAAGTTTGAGCGAAGAGGCGCTCAAGCTGCTCATGGATTACAGCTATCCAGGCAATATCAGGGAGTTGAGAAATATTGTCGAGTACTGCGTCAATATTTGCCAAAACAAACGGGTCGAGGTCGAACACCTGCCCAAATACCTTTTTGCGCGCAAACCGGAACCGCAGGCAGAACCGGTCGTCCGGACTGTTCCCGTGGTCGAACCACCGGTGGCCTCCTCTTCCAGTACAGGCAAGGACTGGCTTGCCATTGAAAAAGATCTGATCATCGACGCCCTCACCCAGACCCGCGGCAACCGCAGCAAGGCGGCGGAGATCCTTGGCTGGGGCCGGACGACACTCTGGCGAAAACTGAAAATCCATGGCCTGGTGGGTTCACCGGAGCACAGCAACAGCAAGGACGTTTCATGA
- a CDS encoding NifB/NifX family molybdenum-iron cluster-binding protein, which translates to MKILFTVQDHSIAPRFDQATEVIIVDHDGTREVAEPRTIILPHRSAEELSDLIVKEGVQCVVCGGIEDSFHKFFLWKKITVIDGVIGSHTEALAKVVAGELRPGAILSSVRDVH; encoded by the coding sequence ATGAAGATTCTGTTTACCGTACAGGACCACAGCATTGCCCCGCGTTTTGACCAGGCCACGGAGGTGATTATCGTCGATCACGACGGAACCCGGGAGGTTGCCGAACCGCGCACCATCATTCTCCCCCACCGCAGCGCGGAGGAACTCAGTGACCTGATCGTCAAGGAGGGGGTGCAGTGCGTGGTCTGCGGGGGCATCGAAGACAGTTTTCATAAATTTTTTCTGTGGAAAAAAATCACCGTTATCGATGGGGTGATCGGCTCGCATACAGAGGCCCTGGCCAAGGTGGTGGCCGGGGAGTTGCGGCCCGGAGCGATTCTCTCTTCCGTTCGAGACGTGCATTGA
- a CDS encoding hotdog fold thioesterase: MWKKTQSIEELQAACTSTLVQTLGIEFITVGEDYLEARMPVDERTMQPMGLLHGGASAALAETVGGAAAYLCVDPGTICVGLEINANHLRAAQRGWVFGRATSLHIGRTTQVWQIMIRDEQDRLICVSRLTVAVLPPREKTATFP; encoded by the coding sequence ATGTGGAAAAAAACGCAAAGCATAGAAGAACTGCAGGCCGCCTGCACCTCGACCCTGGTGCAGACCTTGGGGATTGAATTCATCACTGTGGGCGAGGACTATCTTGAAGCCCGCATGCCGGTGGATGAGCGGACCATGCAGCCCATGGGACTGTTGCACGGGGGCGCATCGGCGGCTCTTGCCGAGACCGTTGGCGGCGCTGCGGCCTATCTCTGCGTTGACCCGGGAACGATCTGCGTGGGGCTGGAGATCAATGCCAACCACCTGCGAGCGGCGCAGCGGGGTTGGGTTTTCGGCCGGGCCACCAGCCTCCATATCGGCCGCACCACCCAGGTTTGGCAAATCATGATCCGTGACGAACAAGACCGCCTGATCTGCGTCTCCCGCCTCACCGTGGCTGTCTTGCCCCCACGGGAAAAGACTGCCACCTTTCCCTGA
- a CDS encoding histidine kinase dimerization/phospho-acceptor domain-containing protein encodes MPLQQSGSRPIEDEQPCEEQSACASPRRASVAGHGAMESERLKQLGTLAASLTHDLNNPLCGVQSVLERFARKAELSEAERTLLNLALEQCERMKNQLKDVQGFIHAAPEQWSRLDLLSMLAQVLRLVHKQCKQAQITVHPPAGTGPLVIAGCEGQIKQLFMHIFLVACGALAGCGCEMGFKVPAQGNTVSLVLQFQVPQSAEPELANFFALFAQTHPILDSGPGMAHAIINLHGGAMHLTKLAQGEGGLELSFPVERTSL; translated from the coding sequence GTGCCTTTACAGCAATCCGGTTCACGCCCCATCGAGGATGAGCAACCCTGCGAAGAGCAATCCGCATGTGCCTCTCCTAGGAGGGCCTCTGTTGCCGGCCATGGGGCCATGGAATCGGAAAGGCTGAAACAGTTGGGAACGCTGGCTGCCTCCCTCACCCATGACCTCAACAATCCGCTCTGCGGCGTACAGAGCGTCCTTGAGCGGTTTGCGCGCAAAGCCGAACTTAGCGAGGCGGAGCGCACCCTGCTCAACCTGGCGCTTGAGCAATGTGAGCGGATGAAGAACCAGCTCAAGGACGTGCAGGGGTTCATCCATGCCGCTCCTGAGCAGTGGTCCCGTTTGGATCTGCTCTCCATGCTTGCCCAGGTTCTCCGCCTTGTCCATAAGCAGTGCAAGCAGGCGCAGATAACGGTCCATCCTCCTGCGGGAACGGGTCCCCTTGTTATTGCGGGCTGTGAAGGCCAGATCAAGCAGTTGTTCATGCATATCTTTCTGGTGGCCTGTGGTGCGTTGGCCGGATGCGGGTGCGAAATGGGCTTCAAGGTCCCGGCGCAGGGGAATACGGTTTCCCTGGTGTTGCAATTTCAGGTCCCGCAGTCGGCGGAGCCGGAACTGGCGAACTTCTTTGCCCTGTTTGCACAGACGCATCCAATTCTTGACAGCGGGCCGGGAATGGCACATGCTATCATCAATTTGCATGGCGGAGCTATGCATCTGACAAAACTCGCTCAGGGAGAAGGGGGACTGGAACTGTCCTTTCCGGTGGAGCGAACGAGCCTGTAA
- a CDS encoding response regulator translates to MEQEAVLIVDDEELIRETLRLDLMEQGYAVDAVASGEEALGLLDRNYDLIITDLVMDDISGLELLRQAKETQPDQAVFILTGHRELEAAIGALRLGADDYLIKPYTHDEMIARVKNCLQASAASRGKRRADRPILSICSDCKKIRTPFSEDDQHSPRWVTIEHFLSQMLGTELSHGICPDCYQQKMAELTEMIRQGQLFRRS, encoded by the coding sequence GTGGAGCAGGAAGCTGTTCTTATCGTCGACGATGAGGAACTGATCAGGGAAACGTTGCGTCTTGATCTGATGGAGCAGGGGTACGCGGTCGATGCCGTGGCCAGCGGCGAGGAGGCCCTTGGCTTGCTTGATCGAAACTATGATCTGATCATCACCGATCTGGTCATGGACGATATCAGCGGCCTGGAGCTTTTGCGGCAGGCCAAGGAGACGCAACCGGATCAGGCGGTCTTCATCCTCACCGGACATCGGGAACTGGAAGCCGCTATCGGTGCTTTGCGCCTGGGGGCGGACGATTACCTCATCAAACCCTATACCCATGACGAAATGATCGCCCGGGTGAAAAACTGCCTGCAGGCGAGTGCCGCCAGCCGGGGCAAGCGCAGAGCCGATAGACCCATCCTCTCCATCTGTTCGGATTGTAAAAAGATCCGCACCCCTTTCTCGGAGGACGACCAGCACTCCCCCCGGTGGGTGACCATCGAGCATTTTCTCAGCCAGATGCTGGGCACGGAGTTGAGTCACGGCATCTGCCCCGACTGCTATCAGCAGAAGATGGCCGAGTTGACCGAGATGATCCGTCAGGGCCAACTTTTCCGTCGATCCTGA
- a CDS encoding FAD-dependent oxidoreductase → MSKKIVIVGAVAAGPKAACRLMRLQPDWEVTMVDQDSLISYGGCGIPYYVSGDVSDESELRATSFHVVRDVRYFEGSKGVKTMTRTRALSIDRKAKTVRVENLDSGKQQDLPYDKLMLATGAKPFDLPIPGADLDGVFSIANLHKAIEIKTRIAQGKVGKAVVIGGGAIGIEMAEALTDLWGVETVLLELAPQLLPRIVDRHFSDMLKKHLQEKNIPVYTQESATELLGDEQGRICGVKTAQRTLEADLVIMAVGVRARSELAREAGLDVTAFGGIKVNQRMQTSDPDIYAAGDCVALINLVTGKEMLAPLGSLANREGRVVGDNLAGIPSTFKGVLGSFIMKAFERCIAATGLTYEAALAEGFDADYALTSPSDRAHFFPDQAVVILQLVFDRKTRRVLGLQAFGMMNDSISARVDTAAALIAKGGTIEDFGLVEMAYAPPFSSAIDSINAAAYVAENMCDNRMRRVDLPRFLAWVEDMSIEPNWAVLDLRHPLEANPYVEKFGADKWFGLEYGQVRERYDEIPSGKTWIILCNAGTRSYEIQVFLDHLGKSDSMVLSGGLNVINRLDVPWLIS, encoded by the coding sequence ATGAGCAAGAAAATCGTTATCGTCGGCGCCGTAGCCGCAGGGCCAAAAGCAGCCTGCCGGTTAATGCGGTTGCAACCGGACTGGGAGGTGACCATGGTGGATCAGGACAGCCTGATCTCCTACGGCGGTTGCGGTATCCCCTACTATGTCAGTGGTGATGTCTCCGATGAGAGCGAGCTGCGGGCCACCAGCTTCCATGTGGTGCGCGACGTACGTTATTTCGAGGGGTCCAAAGGGGTGAAAACCATGACCCGCACCCGCGCGTTGTCCATCGACCGCAAGGCCAAGACCGTGCGGGTAGAAAATCTCGACAGCGGCAAGCAGCAGGATCTGCCCTATGACAAGCTGATGCTCGCAACCGGGGCCAAACCCTTTGACCTGCCCATTCCCGGAGCCGACCTCGACGGTGTCTTTTCCATCGCCAACCTGCACAAGGCCATTGAGATCAAGACCCGTATCGCCCAGGGCAAGGTCGGCAAGGCGGTGGTCATCGGCGGCGGGGCGATCGGCATCGAGATGGCCGAAGCCCTGACCGATCTCTGGGGCGTGGAAACCGTGCTCCTTGAGCTGGCGCCTCAGCTGTTGCCGCGCATCGTTGATCGCCATTTTTCCGATATGCTCAAAAAACATCTGCAGGAAAAAAATATCCCGGTCTACACCCAAGAGTCCGCCACCGAACTGTTGGGGGATGAACAGGGCAGGATCTGCGGCGTCAAGACCGCACAGCGCACCCTGGAAGCCGATCTGGTGATCATGGCCGTGGGCGTGCGCGCGCGCAGCGAGCTGGCCCGTGAGGCCGGGCTGGATGTGACCGCCTTTGGCGGGATCAAGGTCAACCAGCGGATGCAGACCTCCGACCCGGATATCTACGCCGCCGGCGACTGCGTCGCCCTCATCAACCTGGTCACCGGCAAGGAGATGCTGGCCCCCCTGGGCTCGCTTGCCAACCGGGAGGGCCGGGTGGTGGGCGACAACCTGGCCGGCATCCCGTCCACCTTCAAAGGCGTGCTCGGTTCCTTCATCATGAAGGCCTTTGAACGGTGCATCGCAGCCACCGGACTGACCTACGAGGCGGCCCTGGCCGAAGGCTTTGATGCCGATTATGCCCTGACCTCGCCCTCGGACCGTGCCCACTTCTTTCCGGATCAGGCGGTTGTCATCCTCCAGCTGGTCTTTGACCGCAAGACCCGCCGCGTGCTTGGCCTGCAGGCCTTCGGCATGATGAACGATTCCATCTCCGCCCGGGTGGATACCGCCGCAGCCCTGATCGCCAAGGGCGGCACCATCGAAGATTTCGGCCTGGTGGAAATGGCCTATGCGCCTCCCTTCTCCTCGGCCATCGATTCCATCAACGCCGCTGCCTATGTAGCTGAAAACATGTGCGACAATCGCATGCGGCGGGTTGATCTGCCCCGGTTCCTGGCCTGGGTCGAGGACATGAGCATTGAGCCGAACTGGGCCGTGCTTGATCTGCGTCACCCGCTGGAAGCAAATCCGTATGTGGAAAAATTTGGAGCAGACAAGTGGTTCGGCCTGGAATACGGCCAGGTGCGGGAGCGGTACGATGAAATCCCGAGCGGCAAGACCTGGATTATTCTCTGTAATGCGGGTACTCGGTCCTATGAAATACAAGTCTTCCTTGACCATCTCGGAAAATCCGATAGCATGGTTTTAAGTGGAGGATTGAATGTAATCAATCGTTTAGATGTTCCATGGTTGATAAGCTGA
- a CDS encoding response regulator, with product MADVNVDHMIEEIQANIQTGDLLKARLVLDHLVEVDKKSQNRLLYEISRGDVTFTVPLLNHLLTAHRELAAGLPIIRETLISHLIAYPEVLIKFLTDKNIGDKSVMIETAGELKLEGATTGLISLLAETKNNGTIKLIIDNLGLIADPESINTLTDYLYAADRELIIAAIHALGQVGTNTAMHRLAERMGTDNELDLIILGIFAEVQDQVSLEKLNDTLRSHYAHMRIYAKDELVRIGVKAVPVLIENLKEADSDLLVHTLNVLGEIGDESAIMPIRTLLNSVPRNPNVRFAAYEALALLPLRKGAYTLAAGLNDSEDHVCTAAARAIDRNFNEILAAGIKNMIRPQTDASRHIVKIIVNAQVDNIFLSLAHEEYFQELALIYLPHAHRDIKSHYFALLKQEGLDDFAAKVSGDERESGSRVKVCAVDDSRMILNIYKATLHELGFEPVLFEFPAGALEWLAKEKPALVLTDLNMPEVSGIDLTRRIRTLYPREVLPVIMVTTQSDVQDHEAATEAGVNDILIKPFNVDSLRAAMAKVIKV from the coding sequence ATGGCAGACGTAAACGTTGATCACATGATAGAGGAGATCCAGGCCAATATTCAGACCGGCGACCTGCTCAAGGCCCGCCTTGTCCTGGATCACCTGGTCGAGGTGGATAAGAAGAGCCAGAACCGTCTTCTTTACGAGATCTCCCGTGGTGATGTGACCTTTACCGTACCCCTGTTGAATCATCTGTTGACGGCCCATCGCGAACTGGCTGCGGGCTTGCCCATCATTCGCGAAACACTGATTTCCCACCTCATTGCCTACCCCGAAGTCCTGATCAAGTTCTTGACCGATAAAAATATCGGTGACAAGAGCGTCATGATCGAGACAGCCGGGGAATTGAAATTGGAGGGGGCCACCACCGGGCTGATCTCTCTCCTGGCGGAAACCAAGAATAATGGCACCATTAAACTGATCATCGATAATCTCGGGCTGATCGCCGACCCGGAATCGATCAATACCCTGACCGACTATCTCTATGCCGCCGACCGCGAGTTGATCATTGCCGCCATTCACGCCCTGGGGCAGGTCGGGACCAACACCGCCATGCATCGCCTGGCCGAGCGCATGGGGACCGACAATGAACTCGATCTGATTATTCTCGGTATTTTTGCCGAGGTCCAGGATCAGGTCTCCCTGGAGAAGCTCAACGACACCCTTCGCTCCCATTACGCCCATATGCGTATTTACGCCAAGGACGAGTTGGTGCGAATAGGCGTCAAGGCTGTGCCGGTTCTGATCGAAAACCTCAAGGAGGCGGACAGCGATCTGCTTGTCCACACCCTCAATGTCCTGGGCGAGATCGGTGATGAGAGCGCGATCATGCCCATCCGGACGCTGCTCAACAGCGTGCCCCGCAATCCCAATGTCCGCTTTGCCGCCTACGAGGCCCTGGCCCTTTTGCCGCTGCGCAAGGGCGCCTACACCCTGGCCGCGGGGTTGAACGACAGCGAAGACCATGTCTGCACCGCAGCCGCCCGGGCAATTGACCGAAACTTCAATGAAATCCTCGCCGCCGGCATCAAGAACATGATTCGGCCGCAGACCGATGCCTCCCGCCACATCGTCAAGATCATCGTCAATGCCCAGGTGGATAATATTTTTCTCAGCCTGGCCCATGAGGAGTACTTTCAGGAATTGGCCCTGATCTATCTGCCCCATGCTCACCGGGATATCAAGAGCCATTATTTCGCCCTGCTCAAGCAGGAGGGCCTCGATGATTTTGCCGCCAAGGTTTCCGGCGATGAGCGTGAGAGCGGATCTCGGGTCAAGGTCTGCGCCGTTGATGATTCCCGCATGATCCTCAATATCTACAAGGCCACCCTCCATGAACTGGGATTCGAACCGGTGCTGTTCGAGTTCCCGGCCGGTGCCCTGGAGTGGCTGGCCAAGGAAAAGCCTGCGCTGGTGCTGACCGATCTCAACATGCCGGAAGTTTCCGGCATCGATTTAACCAGAAGAATCCGCACCCTCTATCCTCGGGAAGTTCTGCCGGTGATCATGGTCACCACCCAATCCGATGTGCAGGATCACGAGGCAGCGACCGAAGCCGGGGTCAACGATATCCTCATCAAGCCCTTTAACGTCGATTCCCTGCGTGCGGCCATGGCCAAGGTTATCAAGGTGTGA
- a CDS encoding histidinol-phosphatase: MSSLIDTSFDGHVHTHLCHHAVGEMEEYVAAAVGRGLRTICFLEHLETEINYQPSCWLEDENFVDYFAEGARLKKAYHGTIEIRLGVEMGFNPLAIEAIEQRLARFPIERIGLSCHFHLHEGSHLNLLSRKRHSLDRLTELGTDDVVATYLETLTTAVATVNCDVLCHLDAVLRHLPGIRFNESHQEQIRLLLDKVKERDVALEINTSGFDYRGSAFPAPWIITEALKREIPLQAGSDAHQPQDVGRHFEQLPEYLEPLRPE, from the coding sequence ATGTCTTCCCTGATCGATACCTCCTTTGACGGCCATGTCCATACACACCTCTGCCACCATGCGGTGGGCGAGATGGAGGAGTATGTGGCTGCAGCCGTTGGTCGCGGCCTGCGGACGATCTGCTTCCTCGAACACCTGGAAACCGAGATCAACTACCAGCCCTCCTGCTGGCTGGAAGATGAAAATTTTGTCGACTATTTTGCCGAGGGAGCCCGGCTGAAGAAGGCCTACCACGGCACAATCGAGATCCGCCTCGGTGTGGAGATGGGCTTCAACCCACTGGCTATTGAGGCCATTGAGCAACGACTGGCCCGTTTCCCCATCGAGCGTATCGGCCTCTCCTGTCACTTTCATCTCCACGAGGGGAGTCACCTCAACCTCCTCAGCCGCAAACGCCACAGCCTGGACCGTTTGACCGAACTGGGCACGGATGATGTGGTTGCCACCTACCTCGAGACCCTGACCACTGCGGTTGCAACCGTCAACTGCGACGTGCTCTGTCATCTGGATGCGGTCCTGCGTCACCTGCCGGGCATACGCTTCAACGAATCGCATCAAGAGCAGATCCGCCTGTTACTCGACAAAGTGAAAGAACGCGACGTGGCCCTGGAAATCAACACCTCGGGCTTTGACTACCGCGGCTCCGCCTTTCCCGCGCCCTGGATCATCACCGAAGCGCTGAAGCGCGAGATCCCCCTCCAGGCAGGCTCCGATGCCCATCAACCGCAGGATGTCGGTCGCCACTTCGAGCAGTTGCCTGAATATCTGGAACCGCTCAGGCCGGAGTAA
- a CDS encoding YkgJ family cysteine cluster protein, giving the protein MSNDIHIDAETDFFKSTDKNPSNILPEKLTLESVLQFACHPGVSCFTACCHNIKIILTPYDILVLRKRLGLAAHEFITEYTEPTYLEKTDMPGVQLKLRGEKNGCPFVTPEGCTVYTDRPSACRYYPVGMADFHEGGTNDAAEDKFFFLVKEPHCKGHEEPKRWTIGEWRADQGVDLRDELNKEWLRLVMRRKSFGHQASLSEAAKRMFFMASTDLDTFRNFIFHSSFLETYEIDQETLDKIKEDDVELMLFSFKYLANTLFGAPGLKIKDEKVKAKVEEIKKRQDEAMLEAEREYLELKAERDRIRKEREERDADSK; this is encoded by the coding sequence ATGTCCAACGATATACATATTGATGCCGAAACCGACTTTTTCAAGTCGACCGATAAAAATCCCTCCAACATCCTGCCGGAAAAACTGACGCTCGAATCCGTGCTCCAGTTTGCCTGCCACCCCGGGGTCAGTTGTTTTACCGCTTGTTGCCACAACATCAAGATCATCCTCACCCCCTACGATATTCTGGTCCTGCGCAAGCGGTTGGGCCTTGCCGCCCACGAATTCATCACCGAGTACACCGAGCCGACCTATCTGGAGAAGACCGACATGCCCGGTGTGCAGCTGAAACTGCGCGGCGAGAAAAACGGCTGCCCCTTTGTCACCCCTGAGGGGTGCACGGTCTATACCGATCGTCCCTCTGCCTGCCGCTACTATCCGGTGGGGATGGCCGATTTTCATGAGGGCGGCACCAACGACGCCGCTGAGGACAAGTTTTTCTTTCTGGTCAAGGAGCCGCATTGCAAGGGCCATGAGGAACCCAAGCGTTGGACCATCGGTGAGTGGCGGGCTGATCAGGGCGTGGACCTGCGCGATGAGCTGAACAAGGAATGGTTGCGTCTGGTCATGCGGCGCAAGTCCTTCGGCCATCAGGCCTCCCTGAGCGAGGCGGCCAAGCGGATGTTCTTCATGGCTTCCACCGACCTGGATACCTTCCGCAACTTTATCTTTCACAGTTCCTTTCTCGAGACCTATGAGATCGATCAGGAGACCTTGGATAAAATCAAGGAAGACGATGTCGAACTGATGCTTTTTTCCTTCAAGTACCTGGCCAACACCCTGTTTGGAGCACCGGGGCTGAAGATCAAGGACGAAAAGGTCAAGGCCAAGGTGGAGGAAATCAAAAAACGGCAGGACGAGGCAATGCTCGAGGCGGAGAGGGAATACCTCGAACTCAAGGCCGAACGCGACCGCATCCGCAAGGAACGTGAGGAGCGCGACGCCGACAGCAAATAA